The sequence ttgatttgattgatagattatagtttatttgatttgattgattaaattttatataaaatgctAAATGACCATTTTgaccttttaacaataaataaaatatgaataatattgtttataagggataatatagtaatttaaatttaatgatttgattgatgtaagataaataattaatgatttgattgatgtaaaataaataattaatagatgaataaataatatgatgagaagaacgaaAAATTGCATAAAATAAGTcatacataaattaataatataagctATTAAACGGAGTGAAGTGATTAGAAAGCCCGACCAATCAGTACCAATCAGTGAAcacaattattttgtttttatcaaaaaatatAAGGTGAGCGAATTTATTTTCCCAAGAAATTTGAAGATtttggatttatttttttttatggtaaagattttggatttatttatataacGATAAGAGTCTATCTATTAAATATTGAATGGGCAGTCACCGTCAAAATAGTTATAGACTACCACGTTGCTACACAATATTTTTTACGAAATGTTACGTATAATGAAGGTTATAAATTgcatttgaaattataaaattatatttacattttatttgaactttttttcaaaaatgcatTTAGGAtagttttgtaattttaaatatattttgtaaGCCAATGTGTAAGCCTCATTATACATAtagcatgatttttttttagcaTACGTTGTTAACTTGCTATACAATTTGCAATTTAGTTACAACTTACAACAAAAAGAGAAGAATTTGTTGTAGCACATGTATTCGACGTGATGATCTCACGATTTTATTCGAGACAATCTTGTTCAtgcttataattaaaaaaaaaaatatttttgacataatttTTATGAGTAACTAAAAAGATCTGTCACACAAAATTGAATTGTGATACCATATCACACGAGTCTTGTGTTTGTTGTATGAATTATTTTCTAGTTTCATTAGACACCCAATCATATCAACACATCACATGACAAACGTGACAATAATAGAAGAAAAATTCACTTCACATGTATAATTCGCAAAAATTTGAACCAAATATAATACATATGGTCCCCTACAAGGGATAAGACCCTAAAGTAAGTAGTCCTCCAAGAAATGCTGAACACTATAGGTCCCAAAACACCCCAAAAGCCAAATATAAAACCAAGTAAAACACTTACATAAATCCCAAATTTGTCACTTGATAGAAAAGACCCCTCCTCACTGCCCTCTCCATCATCCTCATCTATTGTTGTTCCGCTACTTTCGTCGCAGTTTTCCGAAACCGGCGGCCCGCAAAGCCGGTTTCCGCGGAAACTCGACTTCCCGAATCCTTGGAGTTGACTGCTTGATGGAATCTTTCCTATCAAGTGGTTGTATGATAAGTTCAAGCTACTCAAAAACGTCAATCTTGATATCCCTTGTGGAATTTCACCAGAAAGATTGTTCTTGGATAGATCAAATGACTCGAGCCAATCCATGTCGCCGATGGCATCGGGGATCGACCCGGTTAACGAGTTTCCTGACAGATTCAAAGCCATTAATTTGACAAGTTTGGTGATCTGAGTTGGGATTGTTCCAGACAAGTTGTTATCCGAAAGGTCCACAGTTAGCACTAGTTGAAGATTATTGCTATACTCTGCAAATCTTCCTTTCATGACTAGGAATTGGCTATCTGGAAGGCCCCCATATGTGTCCCGCACTGAATAATATATATGATCAGATGGAGGATTTTTTCCAGTCATCACACCGAAATTGTCGAAACATATCGGTATTCTCCCTGATAAGCTGTTGCTTGCCAAGTCCAATGCTTGGAGAGAATCAAGAAGGCATATTTCATCTGGAATCTCTCCCGAAAACTCGTTGTACCGAAGGTTAAAGACGACTAATTTGGAGAGCTTACCGATCCATTTCGGTATCCTTCCGGTGAAACGGTTACGCCCCAAGTCCAAGACCTTCAGTCCAGTCAATTGATTCACAAAGGCAGGCAATGTCCCTGAAAGATTGTTCCGCCGTAAGTGCAATGATTCTAGGCCGGTCAGTAATCGTATCGATCTTGGAATTTCACCGGAAAGATTGAAATTGGATTGTAACCTTAAAACTCTCAATCTAGACCAGTTCATCCAACAGTCAGGAATTTCTCCAGACAACTGGTTGAACCCAAGATCAACTATTTCAAGCCTGTTTTCTTGATTACCATTGTTGCATAGGAAATTCTGCATAGATCCCGAAATCCGATTATACGAAAGATCTAACATCTTTATATTTGAAGAAATAACTGGCAACGGGCCGGTTATGAAGTTGCACTTCAAGTCAACTGCTGCATTTTTACCATAGCCAAAATTTGACAGACTTGGGATATGTCCATGTATGGAATTCCCTGATAAATTTAGGTATCCTAACTCAAACGTTTGATTCCAAAACCACGGTGGAACGGCGTCCGAAATCCCGGTGTGTGCTAAGCTCAGATAGTTCAAATGTTTCAGATGCTGAATCCAAAAGGGAAACTCAAGTCCCAAATCCCACTTTCTCAAAGACAGGCCTGTGAGTTGAAATGGAGGGATCCAAGTTCTGTTCGGCTTGAAAGATAAGGCGTTCCCATTCGCACGAAATGTCTTCAATCTTGACATGTTTCTGAAGTGTTCTTCGTACACACATCCCTCCAAAAAATTAAGAGATAAAACAAGGAATTCCAAATTTTTAAGCTCTCCAATACTAATAGGCAAAGTTCCAGTTAGCTTATTATCTGCAAGGTCTAGCTCCCTTAACTCGGATAGTTCCCCAAGATTATATGGTAACGAACCCGAAATATTATTCGTGGCCAAATACAAGTACTGTAAAACCTTAGAACTGCATCCTAAAAGATTGTTTAAGTCACCCGAAAACCGGTTGCGAGACAAGGAAATTTCTCTGAGCTTGCAAATATTTGTTAGTGATTTCGGTAGCTTCCCCTCTAGTTCATTCCCAGACAAATCAAGAATCATCAGAGAAGTTAGATTTCCTATGTTATCAGGGATTTCACCCTGCATAAGATTATCCGAAACATCCAAAACCTCGAGCCGACTCAACCGGCTAAACCAATCAGGCAAACTTGAATTGAAATGATTTGAAGACAAGTTAAGATACATGAGAGTTGAAATATTCTGTAAACCGGTGGGAAGTTGATCATATAAGCCACAATCACTCAAGTCCAAATGAACCAAATTGCTAAGATTTTGGATCCAATGGGGTATTAAGGAGTTGAAATGATTACCCGAAAGATCAAGATACCTTAAACTCGACAGATTTTCAAGTTCTTGTGGGATTTCTCCGCCAAATCCAGCCTCAGACAGATCAAGAAAGTCCAAATTTCGCATCGAACCGATGAAGTTCGGTACCCGAATCCCTCCAAAATAATTGCAGCTCAATTCCAAGCGAGACAAGTACTTCAAACTTAGCAAAGATGGATTCAAGTTTCCTCCTAGTTTTGCATCACAGCCACGAAGGCGAATCCCGGTAACATAACCGGAGTCGTCACAGGAAACGCCATCCCATTCGCAACAATTAGCACCGGTCCAATTCGAAAGCCGGTTTCTTGGATCTTTGAGGCCATTCTTGAATGTCAAGAGCGCCATTCTTTCACTTTCTTGGCAACTTGCATTAGCAAACTCAATGATCAAGAAACCGCACAGAATTGCAGATGAAAACATAAATGAAGCAAGGAATttcatagattttttttttagtgaaTCTTGATCTTAGAAGAGAATCGAAGGACAACATGTATTCCACCCATATTCAGATATTCTGAATAAATCTTTTTAAGAAAGTCCTTTTTGCTTATTATTTTGAGAATTGTTTGTTAGATTCGTGGCGGCTAGCAAGTAAATAGGAATAAAATTTTGGTCGTCGACGGAATCTTATAGTATACAATATATACTATTATTGGACTCGAGGAATTTATTTTGTGTCATGTTatgttttgataaataaaaatactattttttctaaaaaatattatatttttatttaatgaaaaaaaaaatcattaaaccTATTCTAACAActttacattttatattatcttcaaaaaaaaactttacattatatatatatgacatatcttaataaatattttctgtatttatatttggaatttttaaatcatataagttataacataaaaaattattatcaaaaacgtttttaagttttaaattttaatttaatc comes from Henckelia pumila isolate YLH828 chromosome 4, ASM3356847v2, whole genome shotgun sequence and encodes:
- the LOC140860682 gene encoding receptor-like protein EIX1 — translated: MKFLASFMFSSAILCGFLIIEFANASCQESERMALLTFKNGLKDPRNRLSNWTGANCCEWDGVSCDDSGYVTGIRLRGCDAKLGGNLNPSLLSLKYLSRLELSCNYFGGIRVPNFIGSMRNLDFLDLSEAGFGGEIPQELENLSSLRYLDLSGNHFNSLIPHWIQNLSNLVHLDLSDCGLYDQLPTGLQNISTLMYLNLSSNHFNSSLPDWFSRLSRLEVLDVSDNLMQGEIPDNIGNLTSLMILDLSGNELEGKLPKSLTNICKLREISLSRNRFSGDLNNLLGCSSKVLQYLYLATNNISGSLPYNLGELSELRELDLADNKLTGTLPISIGELKNLEFLVLSLNFLEGCVYEEHFRNMSRLKTFRANGNALSFKPNRTWIPPFQLTGLSLRKWDLGLEFPFWIQHLKHLNYLSLAHTGISDAVPPWFWNQTFELGYLNLSGNSIHGHIPSLSNFGYGKNAAVDLKCNFITGPLPVISSNIKMLDLSYNRISGSMQNFLCNNGNQENRLEIVDLGFNQLSGEIPDCWMNWSRLRVLRLQSNFNLSGEIPRSIRLLTGLESLHLRRNNLSGTLPAFVNQLTGLKVLDLGRNRFTGRIPKWIGKLSKLVVFNLRYNEFSGEIPDEICLLDSLQALDLASNSLSGRIPICFDNFGVMTGKNPPSDHIYYSVRDTYGGLPDSQFLVMKGRFAEYSNNLQLVLTVDLSDNNLSGTIPTQITKLVKLMALNLSGNSLTGSIPDAIGDMDWLESFDLSKNNLSGEIPQGISRLTFLSSLNLSYNHLIGKIPSSSQLQGFGKSSFRGNRLCGPPVSENCDESSGTTIDEDDGEGSEEGSFLSSDKFGIYVSVLLGFIFGFWGVLGPIVFSISWRTTYFRVLSLVGDHMYYIWFKFLRIIHVK